One region of bacterium genomic DNA includes:
- a CDS encoding T9SS type A sorting domain-containing protein → MAWLLKLSARDITASPASSGWDTYTGYGCVDAEKACQWVIPPYYLSKTSYPGPYLSQVDTDVEVEFTSPPSPDETKYPSGTYKADVYKLEVTTGRASFQSNPPIAWMNVTGYNYTSPNNAREYIGRSQGTNSVTMTTYFYFLKKKKDGLFFYNLPTTTWAPCDPNKFAPYHATVVYHETWSYNNLSSDVASFEPPFDYPYVNMPWAYRASSREGVRLPIARTVEYTEEGITPPSGGYLYCFKFSGTDRNEDSESPYGECLYRKIVDVQKTFDSKPLFLYAKLYVKDCPTYNNRTVARVAFDGKSAKASEPDGWLSRLFDDDYGYCIDRFGTRMAPDYMSFPKGQWVDMIYNITPASGYELTDLVMCYADSIADEEGDFKCYVDNMVISKNYPNLNEWYIDCWGGDANADIRWSGDGLGNVDFKVDNNGGSGSTALDPWPSMRKEVNVSLTGPVTENLIVSWSQCDKAVAARLSLLIVDDQDDTNWMHYCRNNSDLWTQPGYVDMGTSGTCLNEWESFTRNMHYDYEDVFSGRTAQKLIAVQWSHYSIPSWDGDSGAILSGPVFGIGDPGGGQIPSLTVTEPHRENVSAGYNHPIKWTYSNKNNPPENIYFVLKYTSNGLSGTWKYVSPSPVAPYSKREQVWAVPSNEQNYNHTAFVRVYAYDNKGTPYNYTDDVVLGYGQSAGFSILPTAPWDPMPDDPKLSCPPPYVPGGSGTIPWGVICEEGSSPDGLDIDYSVNGGATFTRLVSDIDPDRDGTYGTIRTEMVDTDTIVYTGYKGSYTWSRVPNKPTPSLVFRYWVHVENDSFYGFSEHQYSIANGSGSINSTAYTSGKQVAGSSKECMVFTNSSGNVIYSESDDGNEWDTSITIAATGSYPSVGMVNDTAVISWVNASTSDQSLYQRNVYAPSFNPLVAARGSWAQIISEPRVISMDDTSYTSAFIAKGNSPSTLNSIALLNFHKTAGGSGIKIDTLYGMTGASLSPIYCAPAMAVDDDDNLYLSFVYGNKNIFVSRIGSIAEVDTVSDSALAWPAIDITEGNVYLTYAKRTPSDSIVLRKWRCVGDTFWRGTDTLFKGSVKGITTSSGVYTLISTQDNKAKLVTYNPLFKTTATEEMADSVYNPHVYLSRLSSKHLAFEWTALSGSNYYVTSHRSECDDILPVIYFECGAEATPYTTYRSSTRDFGAYKVDWGVDSLIYTLDGLDASMDYNLALEFFYDDTNATKSFVVSVGSDTDTVIVSDSSLTRYNFVIESGDTTMRVKITGTDATLARLILYESDGSTQGYYSRGEEETSGPKPLEFRLDNVMPNPFTKTATISFAIPLAEPVTLKVYDVTGREVRTLVNGPVAAGVHSVNWDGKDNQARPLAFGVYFVRMATKDFNASRKAVLLK, encoded by the coding sequence AAGCATGCCAATGGGTCATTCCACCTTACTACCTATCTAAGACCAGTTATCCCGGTCCTTACCTATCTCAAGTCGACACCGATGTAGAGGTTGAATTTACATCTCCTCCTAGCCCGGACGAAACAAAATACCCTTCCGGAACTTACAAGGCTGATGTATACAAACTTGAAGTAACTACAGGAAGAGCTTCATTCCAGAGTAATCCACCAATAGCATGGATGAATGTAACTGGTTACAACTATACTTCTCCAAACAACGCAAGGGAGTATATTGGACGTTCGCAAGGGACTAACTCTGTTACGATGACTACTTATTTCTATTTTCTCAAAAAGAAAAAAGACGGGCTATTCTTCTACAATCTCCCCACAACAACCTGGGCACCATGCGATCCAAATAAGTTTGCTCCTTACCATGCAACTGTTGTTTACCATGAAACTTGGAGTTATAATAATCTTTCCTCCGACGTTGCGAGTTTTGAACCTCCATTCGACTACCCCTACGTCAATATGCCTTGGGCATACCGAGCCAGTTCCCGAGAGGGTGTAAGATTGCCTATTGCAAGAACTGTAGAATACACGGAGGAGGGAATTACACCACCATCCGGCGGTTATCTTTACTGTTTCAAGTTTTCAGGAACCGACCGTAATGAAGACAGCGAATCCCCTTATGGTGAATGCCTTTACCGAAAGATCGTCGACGTCCAGAAAACATTCGACTCAAAACCGCTGTTCCTTTACGCCAAGCTCTACGTTAAGGATTGCCCCACCTACAACAACAGAACCGTGGCGAGAGTCGCCTTCGATGGCAAGAGCGCAAAAGCATCAGAACCTGACGGCTGGCTTTCACGGCTTTTCGACGACGATTATGGATACTGTATTGACCGTTTTGGAACACGCATGGCTCCAGACTACATGAGCTTCCCAAAAGGACAATGGGTTGATATGATCTACAACATTACCCCGGCAAGCGGATATGAGCTTACTGATCTAGTCATGTGTTATGCCGACAGCATTGCCGATGAAGAAGGCGATTTCAAATGCTATGTTGACAATATGGTAATCAGTAAGAATTACCCGAACTTGAACGAGTGGTACATAGACTGCTGGGGCGGCGACGCAAACGCTGACATCCGCTGGTCAGGCGACGGCCTAGGCAATGTTGACTTTAAGGTTGATAACAACGGAGGGTCTGGAAGTACAGCTCTGGATCCGTGGCCCAGCATGCGCAAGGAAGTAAACGTAAGCCTAACAGGACCTGTTACCGAAAACCTTATAGTAAGCTGGTCACAGTGCGACAAGGCTGTTGCTGCGAGGTTGTCACTATTGATTGTCGACGATCAAGACGATACAAACTGGATGCATTATTGCCGCAATAACAGCGACCTTTGGACCCAACCGGGTTATGTAGATATGGGGACTTCTGGAACTTGTCTTAATGAATGGGAAAGCTTTACGCGCAATATGCATTATGACTACGAAGACGTGTTTTCAGGAAGAACTGCACAGAAGTTGATAGCTGTTCAATGGAGTCACTACTCGATTCCCTCTTGGGATGGTGATAGTGGTGCTATCCTGTCAGGTCCTGTTTTCGGAATAGGAGACCCGGGTGGCGGTCAGATACCATCGCTTACCGTAACAGAGCCGCACAGGGAGAATGTCAGTGCCGGCTACAATCATCCCATCAAATGGACATACAGCAACAAAAATAACCCTCCTGAAAACATCTATTTCGTTCTAAAGTACACGAGCAATGGTTTGAGCGGCACATGGAAGTACGTATCGCCTAGCCCTGTGGCTCCATACTCTAAACGTGAACAGGTTTGGGCGGTTCCCTCGAACGAGCAGAACTACAACCATACGGCTTTCGTACGCGTATATGCATACGATAACAAAGGAACACCTTATAATTACACGGACGATGTCGTCCTCGGTTATGGCCAGAGTGCTGGCTTTTCGATATTGCCTACTGCGCCATGGGACCCTATGCCTGATGATCCGAAGTTAAGCTGTCCCCCTCCCTATGTACCAGGCGGGAGCGGAACAATACCCTGGGGAGTTATATGCGAAGAAGGCTCATCGCCTGACGGACTGGATATAGACTACTCGGTGAACGGCGGCGCGACCTTCACCCGTCTTGTTTCGGATATTGACCCGGACAGAGACGGCACTTATGGCACGATAAGGACCGAGATGGTAGATACCGATACAATAGTCTATACGGGATACAAAGGTTCCTATACCTGGAGTCGAGTCCCCAACAAACCCACGCCTTCGCTCGTGTTCCGTTACTGGGTACACGTCGAGAACGATTCATTCTACGGCTTCTCCGAGCACCAGTACTCAATCGCAAATGGCTCGGGAAGCATCAACTCGACCGCGTACACGTCTGGCAAGCAGGTTGCGGGCTCCTCAAAGGAGTGCATGGTATTCACGAACTCATCGGGCAACGTGATATATTCGGAGTCAGACGACGGCAACGAGTGGGACACTTCTATTACGATAGCTGCCACGGGCAGTTACCCGTCAGTGGGTATGGTTAACGACACAGCCGTCATCTCGTGGGTAAATGCATCAACTAGTGATCAGTCTCTTTACCAGCGTAATGTATATGCTCCTTCTTTCAATCCACTAGTAGCAGCGCGTGGATCATGGGCTCAGATCATATCTGAACCCAGAGTTATATCAATGGATGATACTTCTTATACCAGTGCTTTTATTGCTAAGGGTAATAGCCCTTCTACTTTAAACTCCATTGCTCTTCTCAACTTCCACAAGACAGCTGGCGGTTCCGGAATCAAGATAGACACCCTTTACGGCATGACAGGCGCATCGCTTTCACCGATATACTGCGCACCTGCAATGGCTGTAGATGATGACGATAACCTATACCTTTCTTTCGTATACGGCAACAAGAACATCTTTGTCTCCAGGATAGGAAGCATTGCAGAAGTGGATACCGTAAGCGATTCTGCGCTCGCCTGGCCTGCTATAGACATAACGGAAGGCAACGTGTATCTGACCTATGCTAAGCGTACTCCGTCTGACAGCATAGTTCTTCGCAAGTGGCGGTGCGTGGGCGACACGTTCTGGCGCGGCACAGACACCCTATTCAAGGGTTCGGTAAAGGGCATAACGACCTCCTCAGGCGTATACACCCTAATCAGCACACAGGACAACAAGGCAAAACTCGTCACCTACAACCCCTTGTTCAAAACGACTGCGACAGAAGAGATGGCAGATTCCGTATACAACCCGCACGTCTATCTTTCAAGGTTATCAAGTAAACATCTTGCTTTTGAATGGACAGCCCTTTCGGGTTCGAACTACTACGTGACGAGCCATCGCTCCGAATGCGACGACATCCTACCCGTGATATACTTCGAATGCGGCGCAGAGGCTACCCCATACACGACATACAGGAGCTCTACACGCGACTTCGGAGCCTACAAGGTTGACTGGGGAGTGGACTCCCTGATCTACACCCTTGACGGCCTCGACGCATCCATGGACTACAACCTTGCACTGGAGTTCTTCTACGACGACACGAACGCGACAAAGAGCTTTGTCGTGAGCGTGGGCAGCGACACGGACACGGTAATCGTTTCTGACAGCTCGCTGACCCGCTACAACTTCGTGATAGAGTCTGGCGACACTACGATGAGGGTAAAGATAACGGGCACGGACGCCACGCTTGCAAGGCTCATACTATACGAGTCCGACGGCTCCACTCAAGGCTACTACTCGAGAGGAGAGGAAGAAACTTCCGGTCCTAAGCCTCTCGAGTTCAGACTCGATAACGTGATGCCTAACCCGTTCACGAAAACCGCTACCATAAGCTTTGCCATACCTTTAGCCGAGCCTGTGACATTGAAGGTGTACGATGTAACGGGCCGCGAGGTTCGCACGCTTGTC